The following are encoded together in the Lathyrus oleraceus cultivar Zhongwan6 chromosome 3, CAAS_Psat_ZW6_1.0, whole genome shotgun sequence genome:
- the LOC127131116 gene encoding uncharacterized protein LOC127131116 has product MLDGTSLSHEPTFLEMYNIVHIDENWFYMAKKSENYYLLQDEEDPIRTCKSNFFFEKVMFLVDITHQRFDAEDRELFSGKIGVFPLVTHEPAKRSSINRAAGTLEIKPITSVNKQVIRSYLIEKVLPAINEKWLREEIRSPIYIQQDNARTHIDTKDDEFCRVASRDGFDIRLMCQPTNSPDLNVLDLGFCNAIQSLQHKESPNSIDKLVKAVEKSFEEFSTIKSNRIFLTLQMCMIEIMKKRGFHKYTIPHLNKKNLERQKQLPTQLKCDATLVQNILQYLE; this is encoded by the coding sequence ATGCTTGATGGTACTAGTTTGTCACATGAACCAACTTTTTTAGAAATGTATAACATTGTACATATAGATGAGAACTGGTTTTATATGGCAAAGAAGTCTGAGAATTACTATTTGCTACAAGATGAAGAAGATCCAATACGCACTTGTAAAagtaattttttttttgaaaaagttaTGTTCTTAGTTGATATAACTCATCAAAGATTTGATGCAGAGGACCGTGAActattttctggaaaaattggTGTATTTCCTTTGGTCACACATGAGCCTGCTAAAAGAAGTAGTATTAATAGAGCTGCGGGAACACTAGAAATAAAACCAATAACTTCAGTGAATAAACAAGTAATAAGGTCATATTTGATTGAGAAGGTTTTACCCGCCATAAATGAAAAATGGCTAAGAGAAGAAATAAGGTCTCCAATATATATTCAACAAGATAATGCAAGAACACATATTGATACTAAAGATGATGAGTTTTGTCGAGTAGCTTCGCGTGATGGATTTGATATTCGCTTGATGTGTCAACCCACAAACTCTCCAGATTTAAATGTTTTAGATCTTGGATTTTGTAATGCTATTCAATCCTTACAACATAAGGAGTCTCCTAATTCTATTGATAAACTTGTGAAAGCAGTTGAAAAATCATTTGAAGAATTTTCAACAATCAAGTCAAATCGGATTTTTTTAACTTTACAGATGTGTATGATTGAAATCATGAAAAAAAGAGGTTTTCATAAGTACACAATTCCACATTTAAATAAGAAAAATTTGGAACGTCAAAAACAACTTCCCACTCAATTAAAATGTGATGCAACATTAGTACAAAATATACTTCAATATTTAGAGTAA